A single window of Vibrio alfacsensis DNA harbors:
- the rplJ gene encoding 50S ribosomal protein L10, which yields MALNLQDKKAIVAEVNEAASGALSAVVADSRGVEVGAMTSLRKQAREAGVYMKVVRNTLARRAVQGTDYECLTETFTGPTLIAFSNEHPGAAARLFKDFAKENKNFEIKAAAFEGALTDAEVLATLPTYDEAIARLMMCMKEASAAKLARTIAAIRDQKQEAAA from the coding sequence ATGGCTTTAAACCTTCAAGACAAAAAAGCAATTGTTGCTGAAGTCAACGAAGCTGCCAGTGGTGCACTTTCTGCAGTTGTAGCTGATTCTCGTGGCGTTGAAGTTGGCGCAATGACTTCTCTACGTAAACAAGCTCGTGAAGCTGGCGTTTACATGAAAGTCGTGCGTAACACACTAGCACGTCGTGCGGTTCAAGGTACAGACTACGAATGTCTAACAGAGACATTCACTGGTCCTACTCTGATCGCATTCTCTAACGAGCACCCAGGTGCTGCAGCGCGTCTTTTCAAAGACTTCGCTAAAGAGAATAAAAACTTCGAGATCAAAGCTGCTGCATTTGAAGGCGCTCTAACTGACGCTGAAGTACTAGCAACACTACCAACTTACGACGAAGCAATCGCACGCCTAATGATGTGCATGAAAGAAGCTTCTGCTGCTAAGCTGGCGCGTACTATCGCAGCTATCCGCGATCAAAAACAAGAAGCAGCGGCATAA
- the nusG gene encoding transcription termination/antitermination protein NusG translates to MSEAQKKRWYVVQAFSGFEGRVAQSLREHIKMHSMEELFGEVLVPTEEVVEMRAGQRRKSERKFFPGYVLVQMIMNDESWHLVRSVPRVMGFIGGTSDRPAPITDKEADAILNRLEKASEAPRPRTMYEAGEVVRVNEGPFADFNGTVEEVDYEKSRLKVSVSIFGRATPVELDFGQVEKLD, encoded by the coding sequence ATGAGTGAAGCTCAAAAAAAACGCTGGTATGTGGTTCAAGCCTTCTCTGGATTTGAAGGTCGTGTAGCTCAGTCTCTTCGCGAGCATATCAAAATGCACAGCATGGAAGAGCTATTCGGTGAAGTACTTGTTCCTACTGAAGAAGTAGTGGAAATGCGCGCTGGTCAGCGTCGTAAATCTGAACGTAAGTTCTTCCCTGGTTACGTCCTTGTTCAGATGATTATGAACGATGAATCATGGCACTTAGTACGCAGTGTGCCGCGTGTCATGGGCTTCATTGGTGGTACCTCAGATCGTCCAGCACCTATCACAGATAAAGAAGCTGACGCTATTCTTAATCGTCTTGAGAAAGCAAGCGAAGCACCTCGTCCACGTACTATGTACGAAGCGGGTGAAGTGGTACGTGTTAATGAAGGTCCATTTGCTGACTTCAATGGTACTGTTGAAGAAGTGGATTACGAGAAGAGCCGCCTGAAAGTGTCTGTGTCGATCTTTGGTCGTGCAACACCAGTTGAGCTTGATTTTGGTCAAGTTGAAAAGCTTGATTAA
- the rplA gene encoding 50S ribosomal protein L1, with translation MAKLTKRMRVIREKVDVTKEYEINEAVALLQELATAKFVESVDVAVNLGIDARKSDQNVRGATVLPHGTGRDIRVAVFTQGANAEAAKEAGADIVGMEDLAELVKKGEMNFDVVVASPDAMRVVGQLGTILGPRGLMPNPKVGTVTPNVAEAVKNAKAGQVRYRNDKNGIIHTTIGKATFSAEQIKENLEALLVALKKAKPSSAKGTFLKKVSISTTMGAGVAVDQASLNTQA, from the coding sequence ATGGCTAAACTAACTAAGCGCATGCGCGTAATCCGCGAAAAAGTTGACGTTACTAAAGAGTACGAAATCAACGAAGCTGTTGCACTTCTTCAAGAACTAGCAACTGCTAAATTCGTAGAGTCTGTTGACGTTGCTGTTAACCTAGGCATCGATGCTCGTAAATCTGACCAGAACGTACGTGGTGCAACTGTACTACCTCACGGTACTGGCCGCGACATCCGCGTTGCAGTGTTCACTCAAGGTGCAAACGCTGAAGCAGCTAAAGAAGCTGGCGCAGACATCGTTGGTATGGAAGATCTAGCTGAGCTAGTGAAAAAAGGCGAAATGAACTTCGACGTAGTTGTTGCTTCTCCAGATGCAATGCGCGTTGTAGGTCAACTAGGTACTATCCTAGGTCCTCGCGGTCTAATGCCAAACCCTAAAGTTGGTACTGTAACTCCTAACGTTGCTGAAGCGGTTAAGAACGCTAAAGCTGGTCAGGTTCGTTACCGTAACGACAAAAACGGCATCATCCACACTACTATCGGTAAAGCGACTTTCTCTGCTGAGCAGATCAAAGAGAACCTAGAAGCACTTCTAGTTGCTCTTAAGAAAGCTAAGCCATCTTCAGCGAAAGGTACTTTCCTGAAGAAAGTAAGCATCTCTACTACTATGGGTGCTGGTGTTGCTGTTGATCAGGCTAGCCTGAACACTCAAGCATAA
- the rplK gene encoding 50S ribosomal protein L11, whose translation MAKKVEAYIKLQVAAGMANPSPPVGPALGQHGVNIMEFCKAFNAKTESLEKGLPTPVVITVYNDRSFTFITKTPPAATLLLKAAGIKSGSGRPNTEKVGTVTEAQIQEIAETKAADMTGADIEAMKRSIAGTARSMGLVVEG comes from the coding sequence ATGGCTAAGAAAGTTGAAGCTTACATCAAGCTACAAGTTGCAGCTGGTATGGCGAACCCAAGTCCACCAGTTGGTCCTGCACTAGGTCAACACGGTGTTAACATCATGGAATTCTGTAAAGCGTTTAACGCAAAAACAGAATCTCTAGAGAAAGGTCTACCTACTCCAGTTGTTATCACTGTATACAATGACCGTTCTTTCACGTTCATCACTAAGACTCCACCTGCTGCGACTCTTCTTCTGAAAGCTGCTGGTATCAAGTCTGGTTCAGGTCGTCCAAACACTGAAAAAGTGGGTACTGTGACAGAAGCTCAAATCCAAGAAATCGCAGAAACTAAAGCTGCTGATATGACTGGTGCTGACATCGAAGCGATGAAGCGTTCTATCGCTGGTACTGCTCGTTCAATGGGCCTAGTGGTAGAGGGTTAA
- the rpoB gene encoding DNA-directed RNA polymerase subunit beta yields MVYSYTEKKRIRKDFGTRPQVLDIPYLLSIQLDSFDKFIEQDPEGQYGLEAAFRSVFPIQSYNGNSELQYVSYRLGEPVFDVKECQIRGVTYSKPLRVKLRLVIFDKDAPAGTVKDIKEQEVYMGEIPLMTDNGTFVINGTERVIVSQLHRSPGVFFDSDKGKTHSSGKVLYNARVIPYRGSWLDFEFDPKDNLYVRIDRRRKLPASIILRALGKSTEEILDIFFEKVNFEVKDQTLLMELVPDRLRGETASFDIESNGKVYVEQGRRVTARHIRQLEKDGVDHIEVPVEYIVGKVASKDYINEATGEIIVNANQEISLEALANLSQAGHKALEVLFTNDLDHGPFMSETLRIDSTVDRISALVEIYRMMRPGEPPTKEAAEALFESLFFSEERYDLSTVGRMKFNSSIGREDAQEQGTLDELDIVEVMKKLIAIRNGKGEVDDIDHLGNRRIRSVGEMAENQFRVGLVRVERAVKERLSLGDLDAIMPQDLINAKPISAAVKEFFGSSQLSQFMDQNNPLSEVTHKRRISALGPGGLTRERAGFEVRDVHVTHYGRLCPIETPEGPNIGLINSLSAFARCNEYGFLETPYRRVVDGVVTDEVDYLSAIEEGQFVIAQANAALTEEGGFADELITARQKGESGLHPREHAQYMDVATNQVVSIAASLIPFLEHDDANRALMGANMQRQAVPTLKADKPLVGTGIERNVAVDSGVTAVAKRGGVIQSVDASRIVVKVNEEELVPGEAGIDIYNLTKYTRSNQNTCINQRPCVMPGEPVSRGDVLADGPSTDLGELALGQNMRIAFMPWNGYNFEDSILVSERVVQEDRFTTIHIQELTCVARDTKLGSEEITADIPNVGESALSKLDESGIVYIGAEVKGGDILVGKVTPKGETQLTPEEKLLRAIFGEKASDVKDTSLRVPNSVSGTIIDVQVFTRDGVEKDKRALEIEQMQLKEAKKDLTEEFQILEGGLLNRVRAVLIEGGYSEAKLDTTDRKKWLELTLEDDALQTQLEQLAEQWDELKADFDKKFETKRRKITQGDDLAPGVLKIVKVYLAVKRRIQPGDKMAGRHGNKGVISKINPVEDMPYDEKGQPVDIVLNPLGVPSRMNIGQILEVHLGLAAKGIGDKITQMVKEQQELAKFREFLQKVYDLGDTRQKVDIASLSDDEVRTLIKNLRGGLPIATPVFDGAPEASIKALLELADLPTSGQLKLFDGRTGDEFERPVTVGYMYMLKLNHLVDDKMHARSTGSYSLVTQQPLGGKAQFGGQRFGEMEVWALEAYGAAYTLQEMLTVKSDDVNGRTKMYKNIVDGNHSMEPGMPESFNVLLKEIRSLGINIELEDEE; encoded by the coding sequence ATGGTTTACTCTTATACCGAGAAAAAGCGCATCCGTAAGGACTTTGGTACTCGTCCACAAGTTTTGGACATTCCATACCTGCTATCGATCCAGCTCGATTCGTTCGACAAATTTATCGAACAGGATCCTGAAGGTCAATACGGTCTTGAAGCTGCTTTCCGTTCTGTATTCCCAATTCAGAGCTACAACGGCAATTCTGAGCTGCAATACGTTAGCTACCGTCTTGGTGAGCCAGTTTTTGACGTTAAAGAATGTCAAATCCGCGGTGTAACTTACTCAAAGCCACTGCGCGTAAAACTGCGTCTAGTGATCTTTGATAAAGACGCACCAGCAGGTACTGTAAAAGACATTAAAGAACAAGAAGTCTACATGGGCGAAATTCCGCTTATGACAGACAATGGTACCTTCGTAATTAACGGTACCGAGAGGGTTATCGTATCCCAGCTGCACCGAAGCCCAGGCGTGTTCTTCGACAGCGATAAGGGTAAGACCCACTCTTCAGGTAAAGTTCTATACAACGCACGTGTTATTCCTTACCGTGGTTCATGGCTCGACTTCGAGTTTGATCCTAAGGACAACTTATACGTTCGTATTGACCGCCGTCGTAAGCTACCAGCATCGATCATCCTTCGTGCACTAGGTAAATCGACTGAAGAAATCCTAGATATCTTCTTCGAGAAAGTGAACTTCGAAGTGAAAGACCAAACTCTGCTTATGGAGTTGGTTCCTGATCGTCTACGTGGTGAAACTGCGTCATTCGACATTGAGTCGAACGGTAAAGTTTACGTAGAGCAAGGTCGTCGCGTAACAGCTCGTCATATCCGCCAACTAGAAAAAGATGGCGTTGATCACATCGAAGTACCAGTTGAGTACATCGTTGGTAAAGTTGCATCGAAAGATTACATCAACGAAGCAACAGGCGAGATCATTGTTAACGCTAACCAGGAAATTAGCCTGGAAGCACTAGCGAACCTATCTCAGGCTGGCCACAAAGCGCTAGAAGTTCTATTTACGAACGATCTAGACCACGGTCCATTCATGTCAGAAACACTACGTATCGACAGCACGGTTGACCGTATTTCTGCATTGGTAGAAATCTACCGCATGATGCGCCCTGGCGAGCCACCAACAAAAGAAGCTGCAGAAGCACTATTCGAAAGCCTATTCTTCTCTGAAGAGCGTTACGATCTATCGACTGTTGGTCGTATGAAGTTCAACAGCTCTATCGGCCGCGAAGATGCTCAAGAGCAAGGCACACTTGACGAGCTAGATATCGTTGAAGTGATGAAGAAGCTTATCGCGATCCGTAACGGTAAAGGCGAAGTGGACGATATCGACCACCTTGGTAACCGTCGTATCCGCTCTGTAGGCGAAATGGCTGAGAACCAGTTCCGTGTAGGTCTAGTACGTGTTGAGCGTGCAGTTAAAGAGCGTCTAAGCCTAGGCGACCTTGACGCAATCATGCCTCAAGACCTGATCAACGCGAAACCAATCTCTGCAGCTGTTAAAGAATTCTTTGGCTCTTCACAGCTTTCACAGTTCATGGACCAAAACAACCCGCTATCAGAAGTAACGCATAAGCGTCGTATTTCTGCATTGGGTCCTGGCGGTCTGACTCGTGAACGTGCTGGTTTCGAAGTACGTGACGTACACGTAACTCACTACGGTCGTCTATGTCCTATCGAAACGCCGGAAGGTCCAAACATCGGTCTGATCAACTCTCTATCTGCGTTTGCGCGTTGTAACGAGTACGGTTTCCTAGAGACTCCATACCGTCGCGTTGTAGATGGTGTTGTAACGGACGAAGTAGATTACCTATCTGCAATCGAAGAAGGCCAATTCGTTATCGCACAGGCTAACGCTGCGCTAACTGAAGAAGGCGGTTTTGCAGATGAGCTGATCACAGCTCGTCAAAAAGGTGAATCTGGCCTACACCCTCGTGAGCACGCTCAGTACATGGACGTTGCGACAAACCAGGTTGTATCTATCGCTGCATCGCTTATCCCGTTCCTAGAACACGATGATGCGAACCGTGCATTGATGGGTGCGAACATGCAACGTCAGGCAGTTCCAACACTGAAAGCTGACAAACCGCTTGTTGGTACTGGTATTGAACGTAACGTAGCAGTTGACTCAGGTGTAACTGCAGTTGCTAAACGTGGTGGTGTAATCCAGTCAGTAGATGCTTCTCGTATCGTTGTTAAAGTGAACGAAGAAGAGCTAGTACCAGGCGAAGCTGGTATCGACATCTACAACCTGACTAAATACACACGTTCTAACCAGAACACATGTATTAACCAGCGCCCATGTGTGATGCCAGGTGAACCTGTATCACGCGGTGACGTTCTTGCTGATGGTCCATCAACAGACCTTGGTGAACTAGCGCTTGGTCAAAACATGCGTATCGCGTTCATGCCTTGGAACGGTTACAACTTCGAAGACTCGATCTTAGTATCTGAGCGCGTAGTTCAAGAAGACCGCTTCACGACTATCCACATCCAAGAACTTACTTGTGTGGCGCGTGATACTAAGCTTGGTTCTGAAGAAATCACAGCTGATATTCCAAACGTAGGTGAATCTGCTCTGTCTAAACTAGACGAGTCAGGTATCGTTTACATCGGTGCTGAAGTTAAGGGTGGCGACATCCTAGTTGGTAAAGTAACACCTAAAGGTGAAACTCAGCTGACTCCTGAAGAGAAGCTACTACGTGCGATCTTCGGTGAAAAAGCATCGGACGTTAAAGATACGTCACTACGTGTACCTAACTCTGTATCAGGTACGATTATCGACGTTCAAGTCTTCACTCGCGATGGCGTAGAGAAAGACAAGCGTGCGCTTGAAATCGAGCAAATGCAGCTTAAAGAAGCGAAGAAAGATCTAACTGAAGAATTCCAGATTCTTGAGGGTGGCCTTCTAAACCGTGTTCGCGCTGTATTGATCGAGGGTGGTTACTCTGAAGCGAAACTAGACACGACTGATCGTAAGAAGTGGCTAGAGCTAACGCTAGAAGATGACGCACTACAAACACAGCTTGAGCAACTAGCTGAGCAGTGGGACGAGCTGAAAGCTGACTTCGATAAGAAATTCGAAACTAAGCGTCGCAAGATCACTCAAGGTGATGATCTAGCACCTGGCGTACTGAAGATCGTTAAGGTTTACCTAGCGGTTAAACGTCGTATCCAGCCTGGTGATAAGATGGCGGGTCGTCACGGTAACAAGGGTGTAATCTCTAAGATCAACCCTGTTGAAGACATGCCATACGATGAGAAAGGTCAGCCTGTAGACATCGTACTTAACCCGCTGGGTGTACCATCTCGTATGAACATCGGTCAGATCCTAGAAGTACACTTAGGTCTGGCAGCGAAAGGTATCGGTGACAAGATCACTCAGATGGTTAAAGAGCAGCAAGAACTAGCGAAATTCCGCGAGTTCCTACAAAAAGTTTACGATCTAGGCGATACTCGCCAGAAAGTAGACATTGCTTCTCTATCTGATGACGAAGTACGTACTCTAATCAAGAACCTACGTGGCGGTCTACCAATCGCAACGCCTGTGTTCGACGGTGCTCCAGAAGCGTCAATTAAGGCTCTTCTAGAGTTAGCAGACCTACCAACATCTGGTCAGCTAAAACTGTTTGATGGTCGTACTGGTGATGAGTTTGAGCGTCCTGTAACAGTAGGTTACATGTACATGCTGAAACTAAACCACCTTGTTGATGACAAGATGCACGCTCGTTCAACTGGTTCGTACAGCCTAGTAACTCAGCAGCCACTTGGTGGTAAAGCTCAGTTCGGTGGTCAGCGTTTCGGTGAGATGGAAGTATGGGCACTAGAAGCATACGGTGCGGCTTACACTCTACAAGAAATGCTAACGGTTAAGTCTGATGACGTTAACGGCCGTACTAAGATGTACAAAAACATCGTAGACGGTAACCACAGCATGGAACCTGGTATGCCAGAATCGTTCAACGTATTGTTGAAAGAGATTCGCTCGCTAGGTATCAACATCGAGCTAGAAGACGAAGAGTAA
- the secE gene encoding preprotein translocase subunit SecE gives MKANNAETPDSSNAADTFKWIAAFVLAAAAVVGNYLYGEMSVVVRAAGVVVLIAAALGVAATTTKGKAAISFAKESRMEVRKVVWPTRQETMQTTLIVLAVSIVMALVLWGIDGIMVRLVALATGV, from the coding sequence ATGAAAGCAAATAATGCTGAAACTCCTGATAGCTCGAACGCAGCAGATACGTTTAAGTGGATTGCCGCTTTCGTATTAGCAGCGGCCGCTGTTGTGGGTAATTACCTGTATGGTGAAATGTCTGTAGTTGTTCGCGCTGCAGGCGTTGTTGTTCTAATTGCAGCTGCTCTTGGCGTTGCAGCAACAACGACTAAAGGTAAAGCAGCGATCAGTTTTGCAAAAGAATCTCGTATGGAAGTTCGTAAGGTTGTTTGGCCGACTCGCCAAGAAACCATGCAAACAACACTGATCGTTTTAGCTGTAAGTATTGTAATGGCTCTAGTGCTATGGGGTATTGACGGCATCATGGTGCGTCTAGTAGCTCTAGCAACTGGGGTATAG
- the rplL gene encoding 50S ribosomal protein L7/L12, producing the protein MSITNEQILDAIAEMSVMQVVELIEAMEEKFGVSAAAAVVAGGAAAGAAVEEQTEFDVILTSAGANKVAVIKAVRGATGLGLKEAKALVDGAPAPLKEGVDKAEADALKAQLEEAGAAVEVK; encoded by the coding sequence ATGTCTATTACTAACGAGCAAATCCTAGACGCAATCGCAGAAATGTCTGTGATGCAAGTTGTTGAACTAATTGAAGCAATGGAAGAGAAATTCGGCGTTTCTGCAGCAGCAGCTGTAGTAGCGGGCGGCGCAGCAGCTGGTGCAGCTGTTGAAGAGCAAACTGAATTCGACGTAATCCTAACTTCTGCTGGCGCTAACAAAGTTGCTGTAATCAAAGCAGTACGTGGCGCAACTGGTCTAGGCCTTAAAGAAGCTAAAGCTCTAGTAGACGGCGCTCCAGCACCTCTTAAAGAAGGTGTTGACAAAGCTGAAGCTGACGCTCTTAAAGCTCAGCTAGAAGAAGCTGGTGCAGCTGTTGAAGTTAAGTAA